A genomic region of Zea mays cultivar B73 chromosome 6, Zm-B73-REFERENCE-NAM-5.0, whole genome shotgun sequence contains the following coding sequences:
- the LOC100501943 gene encoding NADH dehydrogenase [ubiquinone] 1 alpha subcomplex subunit 1 produces the protein MARLHWLEAVLPLGIIGGMLCIMGNAQYFIHKAAHGRPKHIGNDMWDVAMERRDKKLVEQSSGN, from the exons ATGGCACGGCTGCACTGGCTTGAGGCCGTCCTGCCGCTGGGGATCATCGGCGGCATGCTCTGCATCATGGGCAACGCCCAGTATTTCATCCACAAGGCCGCGCACGGCAGG CCGAAGCACATCGGGAACGATATGTGGGACGTCGCCATGGAGCGCCGCGACAAGAAGCTCGTGGAACAATCCTCCGGCAACTAG
- the LOC103630511 gene encoding uncharacterized protein gives MAYRRKQGIQRSATFVEDHRQASSGGSASPAIASPRATRFADDSRRPERPSPLASPAAPGDLTLPSIGERLPAAPAAAGAQAQCDVEPSSPLQDPVTHLYTSPTCLNDEGPKYDLELSKKEHTKHGFWGLLAQKAKVMLDENGTPRIQTSESRWSYDRVRSSESQSPTARRGTLEGRLDIGGKIKDVLEKEGLAVADNTMSGNSHGGVVAAARKLHIRRKACSMDFRAANLTPASPSMSPMLADMESPQLKASRDVANAMAAKVKLLQRELKTLKADLAFSKERCAQLEEENRLLRDGNHDADEDLIRRQLETLLAEKTRLAHENTVYARENRFLREIVDYYQLNMQDVVNLDDDDDDIEEEDDDYDVNADDVELEAEQYQDRRKCLPSRLVLEEEEHQAADPGAEPQSPTEQTESPRMLNTNSGGGVTPDHESPRILNTNSGGGGTPDRESPRILNTNSGVTSDHESPRMLNTNSGGTPDHEPPRMLNTNSGVEIASESPRMLSTNTGGNTNESPRGYKDDGSSPETTRDG, from the exons ATGGCGTACCGTCGGAAGCAGGGCATCCAGCGCTCGGCCACCTTCGTCGAGGACCACCGCCAGGCGTCGTCGGGCGGCTCCGCGTCGCCGGCCATCGCGTCCCCGCGCGCCACACGGTTCGCGGACGACAGCCGCCGCCCCGAACGCCCCTCTCCCCTGGCCTCGCCCGCCGCGCCCGGGGACCTAACGCTGCCTTCCATCGGCGAGCGCTTACCCGCCGCTCCGGCGGCGGCGGGGGCCCAAGCCCAATGCGACGTCGAGCCGAGTAGCCCGCTGCAG GACCCTGTCACCCATCTCTACACATCGCCAACTTGCCTAAACGACGAGGGGCCCAAGTACGACCTCGAGCTATCCAAGAAAGAGCACACGAAGCATGGGTTCTGGGGGCTTCTGGCTCAGAAAGCCAAGGTCATGCTCGACGAGAATGGCACCCCACGCATTCAG ACCTCTGAATCTCGCTGGTCCTACGATCGGGTCCGAAGCTCGGAGAGCCAGAGCCCCACGGCACGGAGAGGAACGCTGGAAGGCAGGCTAGACATCGGAGGGAAGATCAAGGACGTTCTTGAG AAGGAGGGCCTGGCGGTGGCCGACAACACAATGTCAGGCAACAGCCACGGCGGTGTCGTCGCTGCTGCCCGGAAGCTGCACATCAGGAGGAAGGCGTGCAGCATGGACTTCCGGGCCGCAAACCTGACCCCGGCCAGCCCCAGCATGTCGCCGATGCTGGCCGACATGGAATCGCCTCAGCTCAAGGCCTCTCGCGAC GTAGCGAACGCCATGGCCGCCAAGGTGAAGCTGCTGCAGCGGGAGCTCAAGACGTTGAAGGCCGACCTGGCCTTCTCCAAGGAGCGGTGCgcgcagctggaggaggagaaccGGCTGCTCCGGGATGGCAACCACGACGCCGACGAGGACCTG ATACGGCGGCAGCTGGAGACGCTGCTCGCGGAGAAGACGCGGTTGGCGCACGAGAACACGGTGTACGCCCGCGAGAACCGGTTCCTGCGGGAGATCGTCGACTACTACCAGCTCAACATGCAGGACGTCGTCAAccttgacgacgacgacgacgacatcgaggaagaagacgacgatTACGACGTCAACGCCGACGACGTGGAGTTGGAGGCTGAACAGTACCAAGATCGCCGCAAGTGCCTGCCGTCCCGGCTTGTGCTGGAGGAAGAGGAGCACCAGGCGGCCGATCCAGGCGCCGAACCGCAGTCGCCCACTGAGCAGACGGAGTCGCCGCGAATGCTGAACACGAACAGCGGCGGCGGTGTCACCCCTGACCACGAATCGCCGCGGATCCTGAACACgaacagcggcggcggcggcaccccTGACCGCGAATCGCCACGGATCCTGAACACGAACAGTGGCGTCACCTCTGACCACGAATCGCCGCGGATGCTGAACACAAACAGCGGCGGCACCCCTGACCACGAACCGCCGCGGATGCTGAACACAAACAGCGGCGTCGAAATTGCTAGTGAATCCCCCAGGATGCTGAGCACAAACACCGGCGGCAACACAAATGAGTCGCCCCGGGGCTACAAGGATGATGGTTCTTCGCCAGAAACGACGAGGGACGGTTGA
- the LOC100275714 gene encoding Pentatricopeptide repeat-containing protein At1g11900 (The RefSeq protein has 5 substitutions compared to this genomic sequence), whose amino-acid sequence MWRLSPAAALLRRSLAATARLSVPRYLMRALLVVQPTARTNSPMAVRCLQQCGSDNTDDDRVIQAFKRCCSTSASSGVSDASPCAAYVENLCRSGNLVDAVRVLRHLHDEQIHVGLHTFNMLLQHTAEANIFTLFAKVFRYLLLSELTPDSTSYMNVALALQKLDDCELILKFVREILEITHSRDATVMNRIIFATAKYGHIDKSLVIFEELKKYETSLDVVTFNTVLDMLGKAGRVDQMLGEVKLMEKLRHFPDIVTYNTLINCLRRLGRLDLCKRFALEMVERGITPDLRTYTALIDSFGRSGHITEALEMFHEMKKSHQPSVYVYRALTSNLKKAGQFELAQKLTEDMNSSASELIGPEDFKANNKGIRFRKNG is encoded by the exons ATGTGGCGGCTCTCTTCGGCCGCGGCGCTCCTCCGACGCTCGCTCGCCGCCACCGCGCGCCTCTCCGTTCCG AGGTATTTGATGCGTGCCTTGCTCGTGGTACAGCCCACTGCACGCACTAATTCACCCATGGCTGTGCGTTGCCTACAACAGTGTGGTTCAGATAACACCGACGATGACAGGGTCATTCAGGCGTTTAAGCGGTGCTGCTCAACCAGTGCAAGCAGTGGTGTTTCAGATGCATCACCATGTGCTGCTTATGTCGAGAACCTCTGCagatctggcaatcttgttgatgctGTTCGTGTTCTTCGACATCTGCATGACGAGCAGATCCATGTCGGCCTGCACACCTTTAATATGTTACTGCAACACACAGCTGAAGCAAACAtctttactctttttgccaaggtATTCAGGTACCTGCTGCTTTCAGAACTTACTCCTGATTCAACTTCATATATGAATGTTGCATTGGCCCTCCAGAAGTTGGATGACTGTGAAATGATACTCAAATTTGTAAGAGAAATTTTGGAAATCACACACTCTAGAGATGCTACAGTTATGAATCGCATTATCTTTGCCACAGCCAAATACGGACACATTGATAAAAGTTTGGTCATTTTCGAAGAGTTGAAGAAATATGAAACCAGCTTGGATGTTGTCACGTTCAACACTGTTTTGGACATGCTAGGGAAAGCTGGACGGGTGGACCAAATGCTTGGTGAGGTGAAGCTAATGGAAAAACTTAGGCATTTTCCTGACATTGTGACATACAATACACTAATAAACTGCATGCGAAGGCTTGGTAGACTAGATTTGTGCAAAAGGTTTGCTTTGGAAATGGTAGAGAGAGGCATCACTCCAGATTTGAGGACATATACTGCACTAATTGATAGTTTTGGACGGTCTGGCCATATTACTGAAGCCCTGGAAATGTTTCACGAGATGAAAAAGTCGCACCAACCTTCAGTTTATGTCTACCGTGCATTGACAAGCAACTTGAAAAAGGCTGGACATTTTGAACTAGCACAAAAGCTCACCGAGGATATGAATTCAAGTGCTTCAGAGTTAATAGGCCCAGAAGATTTCAAGCCAAATAATAAGGGTATAAGGTTTAGAAAAAATGGCTAA
- the LOC100275714 gene encoding pentatricopeptide repeat-containing protein At1g11900 isoform X1, whose protein sequence is MWRLSSAAALLRRSLAATARLSVPPTARTNSPMAVRCLQQCGSDNTDDDRVIQAFKRCCSTSASSGVSDASPCAAYVENLCRSGNLVDAVRVLRHLHDEQIHVGLHTFNMLLQHTAEANIFTLFAKVFRYLLLSELTPDSTSYMNVALALQKLDDCEMILKFVREILEITHSRDATVMNRIIFATAKYGHIDKSLVIFEELKKYETSLDVVTFNTVLDMLGKAGRVDQMLGEVKLMEKLRHFPDIVTYNTLINCMRRLGRLDLCKRFALEMVERGITPDLRTYTALIDSFGRSGHITEALEMFHEMKKSHQPSVYVYRALTSNLKKAGHFELAQKLTEDMNSSASELIGPEDFKPNNKGIRFRKNG, encoded by the exons ATGTGGCGGCTCTCTTCGGCCGCGGCGCTCCTCCGACGCTCGCTCGCCGCCACCGCGCGCCTCTCCGTTCCG CCCACTGCACGCACTAATTCACCCATGGCTGTGCGTTGCCTACAACAGTGTGGTTCAGATAACACCGACGATGACAGGGTCATTCAGGCGTTTAAGCGGTGCTGCTCAACCAGTGCAAGCAGTGGTGTTTCAGATGCATCACCATGTGCTGCTTATGTCGAGAACCTCTGCagatctggcaatcttgttgatgctGTTCGTGTTCTTCGACATCTGCATGACGAGCAGATCCATGTCGGCCTGCACACCTTTAATATGTTACTGCAACACACAGCTGAAGCAAACAtctttactctttttgccaaggtATTCAGGTACCTGCTGCTTTCAGAACTTACTCCTGATTCAACTTCATATATGAATGTTGCATTGGCCCTCCAGAAGTTGGATGACTGTGAAATGATACTCAAATTTGTAAGAGAAATTTTGGAAATCACACACTCTAGAGATGCTACAGTTATGAATCGCATTATCTTTGCCACAGCCAAATACGGACACATTGATAAAAGTTTGGTCATTTTCGAAGAGTTGAAGAAATATGAAACCAGCTTGGATGTTGTCACGTTCAACACTGTTTTGGACATGCTAGGGAAAGCTGGACGGGTGGACCAAATGCTTGGTGAGGTGAAGCTAATGGAAAAACTTAGGCATTTTCCTGACATTGTGACATACAATACACTAATAAACTGCATGCGAAGGCTTGGTAGACTAGATTTGTGCAAAAGGTTTGCTTTGGAAATGGTAGAGAGAGGCATCACTCCAGATTTGAGGACATATACTGCACTAATTGATAGTTTTGGACGGTCTGGCCATATTACTGAAGCCCTGGAAATGTTTCACGAGATGAAAAAGTCGCACCAACCTTCAGTTTATGTCTACCGTGCATTGACAAGCAACTTGAAAAAGGCTGGACATTTTGAACTAGCACAAAAGCTCACCGAGGATATGAATTCAAGTGCTTCAGAGTTAATAGGCCCAGAAGATTTCAAGCCAAATAATAAGGGTATAAGGTTTAGAAAAAATGGCTAA